A window of the Bradyrhizobium ottawaense genome harbors these coding sequences:
- a CDS encoding adenosylcobalamin-dependent ribonucleoside-diphosphate reductase encodes MRIERRYTVDGSKSPYDLIVWRNATSEIKNPDGSIVFRLENIEVPASWSQVAVDVLAQKYFRKAGVPKLLERVPEDGVPTWLQRCVGTPFPMEEADNYLTSETSAKQVFDRLAGCWTYWGWKEGYFNGETGVSGYVNKAAYLADKESNARAFFDELRYMLANQMFAPNSPQWFNTGLHWAYGIDGPAQGHWFIDQSEGADGYTAMLSTSAYERPQPHACFIQSIGDNLIQDGGIMDLWLREARLFKYGSGTGTNFSNLRGRGEKLSGGGTSSGMMSFLKIGDRAAGAIKSGGTTRRAAKMVIVDVDHPDVEEYIGWKVAEEKKVAALVAGSKAANKHLMAIHQLAAEDEMFSDAESKAKLTKAIKEARKAFLPDSYIKRVIDLGVAHQPFEFQVMDIDWQGTAYETVSGQNSNNTVSVTNDFIEAVQLDLDWQLIGRTNGEVIKTIRARDLWDQICRAAWESADPGLHFRTTMNEWHTCPAGGEIRGSNPCSEYMFLDDTACNLASTNLAKFTSRHGDNPLVFEVESFNHANRLITIVLEISVAMAQFPSMEIALKSYQYRTLGLGFANIGGMLMSMGIPYDSADARALAGSISAIMTGVAYRTSAEMAKEMGPFVKYHENASSMMRVMHNHYAAAENDDTGYRGLTVKPVGLDWDCPQGELPAIASEIWADVVDMGEKYGFRNAQTTVIAPTGTIGLLMDCDTTGVEPDYALVKFKKLAGGGYFKIINQSVPAALNALAYDKQQIDEIVDYALGTGVLPAKFVLAGRAAGIDVSIEKVKSVFDIRFLADWKACGFSEPEIEQANIRAVGTMTLEGAPHLDVGDYAVFDCANPCGKTGKRFIDPKGHIEMMAAVQPFISGAISKTVNMPSTASILDVSKAYMMSWKLGLKANAIYRDGSKLSQPLNSALIEDDHDEPDVVEAPKSVIQVVEKLVRKREKLPSKRVGYTQKAIVGGHKVYLRTGEYTDGRLGEFFIDMHKEGAAFRSMMNAFAIAISLGLQHGVPLEEFVDAYTFFRFEPSGFVQEHDRIKNATSIVDFIFRDLAISYLDRDDLAHVTPEESGHTAMGSGVEPEKPTVSVSNIVINATSEMSDDQLAKVVETVKASALPDQRAVAKMSGFTGDCCTNCSSFTMVRNGTCLKCDTCGETTGCS; translated from the coding sequence ATGAGAATTGAGCGTCGATACACAGTGGATGGCAGCAAGTCCCCGTACGATCTGATCGTATGGCGGAACGCGACCAGCGAGATCAAGAATCCCGATGGATCGATCGTTTTCCGCCTGGAAAACATCGAGGTGCCGGCGTCCTGGTCCCAGGTCGCTGTTGACGTCCTCGCCCAGAAATACTTCCGCAAAGCCGGCGTCCCCAAGCTGCTGGAGCGCGTGCCGGAAGATGGCGTTCCGACCTGGCTGCAACGCTGCGTCGGCACCCCCTTCCCCATGGAAGAAGCCGACAACTATCTGACCAGCGAGACCTCGGCCAAGCAGGTGTTCGACCGCCTCGCCGGCTGCTGGACCTATTGGGGCTGGAAGGAAGGCTACTTCAACGGCGAAACCGGGGTGTCTGGTTACGTCAACAAGGCAGCCTACCTGGCTGACAAGGAGTCCAACGCCCGGGCGTTTTTCGACGAGCTGCGCTACATGCTCGCCAACCAGATGTTCGCCCCCAACTCGCCGCAGTGGTTCAACACCGGCTTGCATTGGGCGTACGGCATCGATGGTCCGGCCCAGGGCCACTGGTTCATCGACCAGTCCGAAGGAGCTGACGGCTACACCGCCATGCTCTCGACCTCGGCCTACGAGCGTCCGCAACCGCACGCCTGCTTCATCCAGTCGATCGGCGACAACCTGATCCAGGACGGCGGCATCATGGACCTGTGGCTCCGTGAGGCCCGTCTGTTCAAGTACGGCTCCGGCACCGGCACCAACTTCTCCAACCTGCGTGGTCGGGGCGAGAAGCTGTCGGGTGGCGGAACGTCTTCCGGTATGATGTCCTTCCTGAAGATCGGTGACCGCGCTGCCGGCGCCATCAAGTCGGGTGGCACCACGCGCCGCGCCGCCAAGATGGTCATCGTCGACGTCGATCATCCCGATGTCGAGGAATACATCGGCTGGAAGGTCGCGGAAGAGAAGAAGGTGGCAGCCCTGGTCGCCGGTTCGAAGGCTGCCAACAAGCACCTGATGGCCATCCATCAGCTGGCCGCGGAAGACGAGATGTTCTCCGATGCCGAAAGCAAGGCGAAGCTGACAAAGGCCATCAAGGAAGCCCGCAAGGCTTTCCTTCCGGACAGCTACATCAAGCGCGTCATCGATCTCGGCGTGGCACATCAGCCCTTCGAGTTCCAGGTGATGGATATCGACTGGCAGGGTACTGCGTACGAGACCGTGTCGGGCCAGAACTCGAACAACACCGTGTCGGTGACCAACGACTTCATCGAGGCGGTTCAGCTCGACCTGGATTGGCAGTTGATCGGCCGCACCAACGGCGAGGTCATCAAGACGATCCGGGCTCGCGATCTGTGGGATCAAATCTGCCGCGCCGCGTGGGAGTCGGCCGATCCCGGCCTGCATTTCCGCACCACGATGAACGAGTGGCACACCTGTCCGGCCGGCGGCGAGATCCGCGGATCGAACCCGTGCTCGGAATACATGTTCCTCGACGACACGGCGTGCAACCTGGCTTCGACCAACCTGGCGAAGTTCACATCCCGACACGGCGACAATCCGCTGGTGTTCGAGGTGGAGAGCTTCAACCACGCCAACCGCCTGATCACCATCGTGCTGGAAATCTCGGTGGCCATGGCGCAGTTCCCGTCGATGGAAATTGCGCTCAAGTCCTACCAGTACCGCACACTGGGTCTCGGCTTCGCCAACATCGGCGGCATGCTCATGTCCATGGGTATCCCGTACGACTCGGCTGATGCCCGGGCTCTGGCTGGATCGATCTCGGCCATCATGACGGGTGTTGCCTACCGCACCTCCGCCGAGATGGCGAAGGAGATGGGGCCGTTCGTGAAATACCACGAAAACGCCAGCTCGATGATGCGGGTGATGCACAATCACTATGCCGCAGCAGAGAACGACGATACCGGGTACCGCGGTCTGACCGTCAAGCCGGTTGGCCTCGACTGGGATTGTCCGCAGGGAGAGTTGCCGGCCATCGCATCCGAGATCTGGGCTGACGTCGTCGACATGGGTGAGAAATACGGATTCCGTAACGCCCAGACGACGGTTATCGCTCCGACCGGAACGATCGGCTTGCTGATGGACTGCGACACGACCGGTGTTGAGCCGGATTACGCTCTGGTGAAGTTCAAGAAGTTGGCCGGCGGCGGCTACTTCAAGATCATCAACCAGTCGGTTCCGGCTGCCCTCAACGCCCTCGCCTACGATAAGCAGCAGATCGACGAAATCGTGGACTACGCCTTGGGAACGGGCGTGTTGCCGGCCAAGTTTGTGCTGGCTGGTCGTGCGGCTGGCATCGATGTCAGCATCGAGAAGGTCAAGTCGGTGTTCGATATCCGGTTCTTGGCAGACTGGAAGGCGTGCGGCTTTAGCGAGCCGGAGATCGAACAGGCCAACATCCGGGCTGTCGGCACGATGACGCTGGAAGGTGCTCCCCACCTGGATGTTGGCGACTACGCCGTGTTCGACTGCGCCAACCCGTGCGGAAAGACCGGCAAGCGGTTCATCGATCCGAAGGGTCACATCGAAATGATGGCTGCGGTTCAGCCGTTCATCTCCGGTGCGATCAGCAAGACGGTCAACATGCCGTCGACCGCTTCGATCCTGGACGTCAGCAAGGCGTACATGATGTCGTGGAAGCTGGGGCTGAAGGCCAACGCGATCTATCGCGATGGTTCGAAGCTGTCGCAGCCGCTCAACTCGGCCCTGATCGAAGACGATCATGACGAACCCGACGTGGTTGAGGCTCCCAAGAGCGTGATCCAGGTGGTCGAGAAACTCGTCCGCAAGCGGGAGAAGCTGCCTTCGAAGCGGGTCGGTTACACCCAGAAGGCCATCGTCGGCGGTCACAAGGTCTACCTCCGCACCGGAGAGTATACCGATGGTCGCCTCGGTGAGTTCTTCATCGACATGCACAAGGAAGGCGCCGCTTTCCGGTCGATGATGAATGCCTTCGCCATCGCCATCAGCCTCGGCCTGCAGCACGGTGTGCCGCTGGAAGAGTTTGTTGACGCCTATACGTTCTTCCGTTTCGAGCCATCTGGCTTCGTCCAGGAGCACGACCGCATCAAGAACGCGACCTCGATCGTGGACTTCATATTCCGCGATCTGGCGATCAGCTACCTCGATCGCGATGACCTGGCTCACGTCACCCCCGAAGAAAGCGGGCACACCGCGATGGGGAGCGGCGTGGAGCCGGAGAAGCCGACCGTCAGTGTCTCGAACATCGTGATCAACGCGACGTCCGAGATGTCAGACGATCAGCTGGCCAAGGTTGTTGAAACGGTGAAGGCGTCCGCCCTCCCAGATCAACGGGCGGTCGCAAAGATGTCGGGCTTTACCGGCGACTGCTGCACCAACTGCTCAAGCTTCACGATGGTGCGTAACGGTACCTGCCTGAAGTGCGACACCTGCGGCGAGACCACCGGCTGCAGCTGA
- a CDS encoding DUF6197 family protein — protein sequence MLTELEIVERCLLLFSRPGRWTQKTCARDRQGKPVPVFSQEARAFDIEGAIRRAAGQDDRGAYARFVKIIKGQLGKQPFDWNDQTGRTQKEVCRMLEDLADEFRFKEVA from the coding sequence ATGTTGACCGAACTCGAAATTGTGGAGCGGTGCCTGTTGCTGTTCTCCAGGCCCGGGCGGTGGACGCAAAAGACCTGCGCACGGGATCGACAGGGTAAGCCGGTTCCAGTGTTCAGCCAGGAGGCTCGCGCCTTCGACATTGAGGGCGCGATCCGCCGGGCTGCCGGACAAGACGATCGAGGCGCGTATGCGCGCTTCGTCAAAATCATCAAAGGACAACTCGGCAAGCAGCCGTTCGATTGGAACGATCAGACTGGTCGAACCCAGAAGGAGGTTTGCCGCATGCTTGAGGATCTCGCTGACGAGTTCCGATTTAAGGAGGTAGCATGA
- a CDS encoding FAD-dependent thymidylate synthase codes for MTIKATKITHSISQDGIELKTALARYPRFIHAEELTHRILSSSPDMIVEINDGVMYDRNLSRNASSSRAIPVKRLIEDILLDTAMPISWGKNQKGMQAGEEHDAYIDNPFHGFTTDRMGKLYSREQMWLLARDNAIAVARAYDAAGYHKQIVNRLLEPFAHINVLITATDWDNFFELRDHKDAQPEIQALAKAIKAAFEGSVPDLLQPGEWHLPFITANDRVSYEPLPYEARNLAVIGSPYAGMIQVVRPLEQLIKISVARCARTSYLTHEGKVPEVEADLRLYNDLVGGRPLHASPAEHQATPDVRNHLVDGWEQPSLHGNLRGWVQYRKQLELQHYKVAA; via the coding sequence GTGACCATCAAAGCCACCAAGATCACCCACAGCATCTCGCAGGACGGCATCGAGCTGAAGACCGCCCTGGCGCGCTACCCGCGCTTCATCCATGCCGAAGAGCTGACCCACCGTATCCTCAGCTCCAGCCCCGATATGATCGTCGAGATCAACGATGGCGTGATGTACGACCGGAACCTGTCACGTAACGCTTCCAGCTCCCGGGCGATCCCGGTCAAGCGCCTGATCGAAGACATCCTGCTGGACACGGCGATGCCGATCAGCTGGGGCAAGAACCAGAAGGGCATGCAGGCCGGCGAAGAGCACGACGCCTACATCGATAACCCCTTCCATGGATTCACCACCGATCGAATGGGCAAGCTCTATAGCCGGGAGCAGATGTGGCTCCTGGCGCGAGACAATGCCATCGCTGTCGCTCGGGCCTATGATGCCGCCGGCTACCACAAGCAGATCGTCAACCGCCTGCTGGAGCCGTTCGCCCACATCAACGTTCTGATCACGGCGACCGACTGGGACAACTTCTTCGAGCTGCGCGACCACAAGGATGCCCAGCCGGAGATCCAGGCGCTGGCGAAGGCCATCAAGGCAGCCTTCGAGGGCAGCGTTCCGGATCTGCTGCAGCCCGGAGAATGGCACCTGCCGTTCATCACCGCGAACGACCGTGTCAGCTACGAGCCCCTGCCCTACGAGGCACGAAACCTGGCGGTGATCGGGTCGCCCTACGCCGGCATGATCCAGGTCGTTCGCCCGCTCGAACAGTTGATCAAAATATCCGTCGCCCGCTGCGCCCGCACTTCGTACCTCACTCACGAAGGCAAGGTGCCGGAGGTCGAGGCGGACCTGCGTCTCTACAACGATCTGGTCGGCGGACGTCCGCTCCACGCTTCACCGGCCGAACATCAGGCCACGCCGGACGTGCGAAACCACCTTGTCGATGGTTGGGAGCAGCCGTCCCTGCACGGAAACCTCCGCGGCTGGGTGCAATACCGGAAGCAGCTTGAGCTGCAACATTACAAGGTGGCTGCATGA
- the dnaQ gene encoding DNA polymerase III subunit epsilon: MREIILDTETTGLDRKVDRIVEIGAIEMVDLMPTGRTYHQYCNPLRPVHKEAYRVHGLSDVFLSTKPTFKRIHGTFLRFIGDARLVAHNASFDIGMLNEELDRLDLDPLKNEVVDTLQLAREKHPRRKHTLDALCSIYNIDDSRRTLHGALLDAELLAEVYAELRGGRQFGMQLDMLAQPEGDEEDLPVRVRPVPLAKRITEKDVADHRAFVATLGDAAIWRNYV, from the coding sequence ATGAGGGAAATCATCCTCGATACCGAGACCACGGGCCTCGACCGTAAGGTCGATCGCATCGTTGAAATCGGTGCCATCGAGATGGTCGACCTCATGCCAACCGGTCGAACCTACCACCAGTACTGCAATCCGCTGAGGCCAGTTCACAAGGAAGCCTACCGGGTCCATGGCCTGAGCGACGTATTTCTATCGACAAAGCCAACCTTCAAGCGGATCCACGGCACGTTCCTGCGCTTCATCGGGGACGCCAGGCTGGTCGCTCACAACGCATCGTTCGATATCGGGATGTTGAACGAGGAGCTGGATCGGCTCGACCTGGATCCTCTGAAGAACGAGGTCGTCGACACGCTGCAGCTGGCCAGGGAAAAGCACCCTCGCCGCAAGCATACACTGGATGCTCTGTGCAGCATCTACAACATCGACGACTCGAGAAGAACGCTTCACGGCGCTCTCCTCGATGCCGAACTTCTCGCTGAAGTCTACGCCGAGCTTCGCGGCGGCCGGCAGTTTGGCATGCAGCTTGACATGCTCGCCCAGCCCGAAGGTGATGAAGAGGATTTGCCAGTTCGGGTCCGGCCCGTACCGCTGGCGAAACGGATCACCGAAAAGGATGTCGCCGATCACAGGGCCTTCGTGGCCACGCTCGGCGATGCCGCCATCTGGCGGAACTACGTCTAA
- a CDS encoding YqaJ viral recombinase family protein, which produces MSAEDKASRMKSIGGSDAKIIMSGDQEAIERLWAEKRGESIPENLDDVMIVQLGNLTEPLNADFFEHEMDCEVTDEQKRIYYHAWDKAHSSLDGLMRKTPDSEPIAVVEFKFMFPFGFDKQKALEKYYAQCQHNMMVADLPMSYLSIITGAAQHVIIPVEQDLFYQIALLEAEKDFQDCVETGRTPGVPVVDVPLVERIKVIDMSQSNEWGILAFDLLSTKPSVDKHDKAKKALKKLFPPDAKSAAGKGVTINLSSDGKQLIKFDAKAIEEAVAQAANMPPPSAEDEAAKKAAKPARGTRKKAANSNEKPAAEEAA; this is translated from the coding sequence ATGAGCGCCGAGGATAAGGCGTCTCGCATGAAGTCGATCGGTGGATCGGACGCCAAGATCATCATGTCTGGTGATCAGGAAGCTATCGAGCGGCTGTGGGCCGAGAAGCGCGGCGAATCCATTCCCGAGAACCTCGACGACGTGATGATCGTCCAGCTCGGCAACCTGACCGAGCCGCTCAATGCCGACTTCTTCGAGCACGAGATGGATTGCGAAGTCACTGACGAGCAGAAGCGCATCTATTACCACGCCTGGGACAAGGCGCACTCGTCGCTCGACGGTCTGATGCGTAAGACGCCGGACTCCGAGCCGATCGCCGTGGTCGAGTTCAAATTCATGTTCCCATTCGGCTTCGACAAGCAGAAGGCGCTGGAGAAGTACTACGCTCAGTGCCAGCACAACATGATGGTGGCTGACCTGCCCATGTCGTACCTGTCGATCATCACAGGCGCGGCTCAGCACGTCATCATCCCGGTTGAGCAGGATCTGTTCTACCAGATCGCCTTGCTGGAAGCTGAGAAAGACTTCCAGGATTGCGTCGAGACCGGCCGGACGCCTGGCGTTCCTGTGGTCGATGTGCCGCTGGTCGAGCGCATCAAGGTCATCGACATGAGCCAGAGCAACGAGTGGGGCATCCTCGCCTTCGATTTGCTCAGCACCAAGCCGTCCGTCGACAAGCACGACAAGGCGAAGAAGGCCCTCAAAAAGCTGTTCCCGCCGGACGCCAAGTCCGCCGCCGGCAAGGGCGTCACCATCAACCTGTCGTCGGATGGCAAGCAGCTGATCAAGTTCGACGCCAAGGCAATCGAGGAAGCGGTCGCGCAGGCCGCCAACATGCCGCCCCCGTCCGCCGAGGATGAAGCGGCAAAGAAAGCGGCAAAGCCGGCCCGCGGTACCCGCAAGAAAGCGGCCAATAGCAACGAGAAACCCGCCGCCGAAGAAGCGGCATAA
- a CDS encoding single-stranded DNA-binding protein: MASSLNKVELIGRLGKDPEVKNLTNGSAVANFSVATSEVWKDKRSGEKQEKTEWHNIVVWNEKTIEFVEKYLAKGDLVRIEGKIQTRKWQDQDGKDRYSTEIVIPAFAPVEALMKLSYDNDNKSGGDRNDDRGSSRGGSSRGGNSRSNDDDDRGSSRGRGNNDDRGGDDRGSSSRGGGRGGNSRDNAKDDRGGGRGDDRGSSRGGGRNADMDDDIPF; encoded by the coding sequence GTGGCATCATCGTTGAACAAGGTTGAGCTGATCGGGCGGCTCGGTAAGGATCCCGAAGTGAAGAACCTGACCAACGGGTCGGCGGTCGCGAACTTCAGCGTCGCCACCAGCGAGGTCTGGAAGGACAAGCGCTCCGGCGAAAAGCAGGAGAAGACCGAGTGGCACAACATCGTCGTCTGGAACGAGAAGACGATCGAGTTCGTCGAGAAGTATCTCGCGAAGGGTGACCTGGTTCGCATCGAAGGCAAGATCCAGACCCGCAAGTGGCAGGATCAGGATGGCAAGGATCGCTACTCCACCGAGATCGTGATCCCGGCGTTTGCTCCGGTCGAGGCGCTGATGAAGCTGTCCTACGACAACGACAACAAGAGCGGCGGCGATCGGAACGATGACCGCGGCTCCAGCCGTGGCGGCAGTTCCCGTGGCGGCAACAGCCGATCGAACGATGACGATGATCGTGGCAGCAGCCGTGGCCGCGGGAACAACGATGATCGCGGTGGCGATGATCGCGGTTCGTCGAGCCGAGGCGGTGGCCGTGGCGGCAACAGCCGTGACAACGCCAAGGATGACCGTGGCGGCGGACGCGGTGATGACCGCGGTTCGAGCCGTGGTGGTGGCCGCAATGCCGACATGGACGATGACATCCCGTTTTGA
- a CDS encoding TAXI family TRAP transporter solute-binding subunit produces the protein MKKLFLIAALAMAAIASAPAHAANFRLCTGNSQLNYFKAGQYLKVASTSVAVDVIETKGSLDNLDKLSNGQCDGAFVQSDAMLVYSSRNSKAISGLERAGILYQEQVHMVCNRKLGISRMVDLNKSNTVAVGPDGSGGRTTWDAFILADKARYSVVGTDPRSGVRAFSAVAEGTQVQCAMVVTALNAPLIKNDAQKEGDNVVLVGTDDRDMTRTAKDGRGNAVYTYGEIPAGTYPRIQPSGTVYGTKAIGTVQVDAIFVASTAFIEANEADYDKLLRSFAAAKPQIQKLAQPQ, from the coding sequence ATGAAGAAGCTCTTTCTGATCGCTGCGCTCGCCATGGCCGCTATCGCGTCGGCCCCGGCTCACGCTGCAAACTTCCGGCTCTGCACCGGCAACAGCCAGCTGAACTACTTCAAGGCCGGCCAGTACCTGAAGGTTGCCTCGACCAGCGTCGCAGTTGACGTCATCGAGACCAAGGGTTCGCTGGACAACCTCGACAAGCTGAGCAACGGCCAGTGCGACGGCGCCTTCGTCCAGTCGGACGCAATGCTCGTCTATTCGAGCCGCAACTCGAAGGCCATCTCCGGCCTGGAGCGCGCCGGCATCCTCTACCAGGAGCAGGTCCACATGGTCTGCAACCGGAAGCTCGGCATCTCCCGCATGGTCGACCTGAACAAGTCGAACACGGTCGCGGTGGGTCCGGATGGTTCCGGCGGTCGCACCACCTGGGATGCGTTCATCCTCGCTGACAAGGCGCGCTACTCGGTCGTGGGTACCGATCCCCGTTCCGGCGTTCGCGCCTTCTCGGCGGTTGCCGAAGGCACCCAGGTCCAGTGTGCGATGGTGGTAACCGCTCTGAACGCACCGTTGATCAAGAACGATGCGCAGAAGGAAGGCGACAACGTCGTCCTGGTCGGAACCGATGACCGCGACATGACGCGGACGGCCAAAGATGGTCGCGGCAACGCCGTCTACACCTACGGTGAAATCCCGGCTGGCACCTACCCGCGCATCCAGCCCTCGGGCACGGTCTACGGCACCAAGGCGATCGGCACGGTTCAGGTTGACGCCATCTTCGTCGCCAGCACCGCTTTCATCGAAGCCAACGAAGCTGACTACGACAAGCTGCTGCGCTCGTTCGCCGCCGCCAAGCCGCAGATCCAGAAGCTCGCTCAGCCCCAGTAA